GGGGCGTACCAGACGCTGTTCCGGGACCGGCTCGTGCGCAAGGAGTACGAGGCGGTCGCTCCGTACGATCCGGCCGTCGAGCTGCCCGTCACCGTGCGCAGCCGGATCGAGAAGGAGCGTGGGGTGATGGCCGCCCGGGAGGTGCCGGGTGAGCCGAATGCCGAGAGTCGGGTGGAGCTGGTGCGGCACGCGGGTGGGGTGGGGTGGTACCGGCTCGTGCCCGTGACCGGGCGGACCCATCAGCTGCGGGTGCACATGAACGGGCTCGGGCTGCCCATTCTCGGCGATCCCGTGTATCCCGTGGTCCGTGAGGACGGGCCGGAGGACTTCTCGCGTCCGCTGCAACTGCTCGCTCGGACGCTGGAGTTCACCGACCCGTTCACGGGTGGGGCGAGGGCCTTCGAGAGTCCCTCCGTTCTCAGTGGCCCCTCTTGATCCATTCCTCCAGGTGCGGGGCCTCCGCGCCGATCGTCGTCGGGTCGCCGTGGCCCGTGCGGACCACCGTCTCGGGCGGCAGGGTGAGGAGCTTCTCGCGGATCGAGTCGACGATCGTCGGGAAGTCCGAGTAGGACCGGCCGGTCGCGCCGGGGCCGCCCTGGAAGAGGGTGTCGCCGGTGAAGACGGTGCCCAGGTCGGGGGCGTACAGGGAGACCGCGCCGGGGGCGTGGCCCGGGGTGTGGAGGACCTTGAGGTCCGTGCCCGCGATGGTGAGGACCTGGCCGTCGGCGAGGTCTCCGTCCGGGGTGTGGTCCGGGTGGGTGAGCTTCCACAGCGGCTGGTCGGCCGGGTGGAGCAGGATGCGGGCGCCGGTGGCGGCCGCGAGGGCCGGGGCGGCGTCGATGTGGTCGTCGTGGGCGTGGGTGCAGACGATGGCGCGCAGGGCGCGGCCGTCGAGCGCGGCGAGGATCGCCGCGGCGTCGTGGGCGGCGTCGATGACGAGGGCCTCGGTGTCGTCGCCGACGATCCAGACGTTGTTGTCGACGTCCCAGGTGCCGCCGTCGAGGCTGAAGGTGCCGGAGGTGACCAGGTGGTCGATGCGGGCGGCCATCAGAGGACCACCACCGAGCGGAGGACGTCGCCCTCGTGCATGCGCGCGAAGGCCTTCTCGACGTCGCCGAGGCCGATGGTCTCGGTGACGAAGGCGGCGAGGTCGATGCGGCCCTGCTGGTGCAGGTCGATGAGCATCGGGAAGTCGCGGGACGGCAGGCAGTCCCCGTACCAGGAGGACTTGAGCGCGCCGCCGCGGCCGAAGACGTCGAGGAGGGGGAGTTCCAGCTTCATCTCGGGGCTGGGGACGCCTACCAGGACGACCGTGCCGGCGAGGTCGCGGGCGTAGAAGGCCTGCTCGTACGTCTCCGGGCGGCCGACGGCCTCGATGACGACGTCGGCGCCGAAGCCGCCGGTGAGCTCGCGGATCGCCTCGACGGGGTCCGTGGACCGGGAGTTGACCGTGTGGGTGGCGCCCATCTCCTGCGCCTTGGCCAGTTTCCGGTCGTCGATGTCCACGGCGATGATCTTCGCGGCTCCGGCGAGGCGGGAGCCGACGACCGCCGCGTCGCCGACGCCGCCGCAGCCGATGACGGCGACGGTGTCGCCGCGGCCGACGTCGCCGGTGTTGATGGCGGCGCCGATGCCGGCCATCACGCCGCAGCCGAGGAGGCCCGCGACCTCGGGGGCGACGGCCGGGTCGACCTTGGTGCACTGGCCGGCGGCGACGAGGGTCTTCTCGGCGAAGGCGCCGATGCCGAGGGCCGGGGAGAGCTCCGTGCCGTCGAGGAGCGTCATCTTCTGCTTGGCGTTGTGGGTGGCGAA
This is a stretch of genomic DNA from Streptomyces sp. R44. It encodes these proteins:
- a CDS encoding MBL fold metallo-hydrolase, giving the protein MAARIDHLVTSGTFSLDGGTWDVDNNVWIVGDDTEALVIDAAHDAAAILAALDGRALRAIVCTHAHDDHIDAAPALAAATGARILLHPADQPLWKLTHPDHTPDGDLADGQVLTIAGTDLKVLHTPGHAPGAVSLYAPDLGTVFTGDTLFQGGPGATGRSYSDFPTIVDSIREKLLTLPPETVVRTGHGDPTTIGAEAPHLEEWIKRGH
- a CDS encoding S-(hydroxymethyl)mycothiol dehydrogenase; translation: MPQHVQGVIAPGKNEPVRVETIVIPDPGPGEAVVKIQACGVCHTDLHYKQGAINDEFPFLLGHEAAGIVESVGEGVTDVTPGDFVILNWRAVCGTCRACTRGRPWYCFATHNAKQKMTLLDGTELSPALGIGAFAEKTLVAAGQCTKVDPAVAPEVAGLLGCGVMAGIGAAINTGDVGRGDTVAVIGCGGVGDAAVVGSRLAGAAKIIAVDIDDRKLAKAQEMGATHTVNSRSTDPVEAIRELTGGFGADVVIEAVGRPETYEQAFYARDLAGTVVLVGVPSPEMKLELPLLDVFGRGGALKSSWYGDCLPSRDFPMLIDLHQQGRIDLAAFVTETIGLGDVEKAFARMHEGDVLRSVVVL